In one window of Streptomyces sp. FXJ1.172 DNA:
- a CDS encoding ATP-binding protein, with translation MTDSPSPTSLLGRPCRRHALLTLPAQEAHVSAARHFAADLLETWSVPAGERDSAILIVDELAANAAQYGHERMTLLLALDHETLHIVVTDSGAAVERHRPGIASDEHGRGTGIVQFLAQSTEIRQTRSGREVRACLRCSP, from the coding sequence GTGACCGATTCCCCCAGCCCGACTTCACTGCTCGGCCGGCCCTGCCGCCGCCATGCACTGCTCACCCTGCCGGCGCAGGAGGCGCACGTCTCCGCCGCTCGTCACTTCGCAGCCGATTTGCTGGAGACCTGGAGTGTGCCCGCGGGTGAGCGGGACTCCGCCATTCTCATCGTTGACGAACTCGCCGCCAACGCTGCCCAGTACGGCCATGAGCGCATGACCCTGCTGCTCGCCCTCGATCACGAAACTCTGCACATCGTGGTCACCGACTCCGGCGCGGCCGTGGAGCGTCATCGCCCCGGCATCGCCTCCGACGAACACGGCCGTGGCACCGGCATCGTCCAGTTCCTCGCCCAGTCGACCGAGATTCGTCAGACACGCAGCGGCCGCGAAGTCCGCGCCTGCCTGAGGTGCTCGCCATGA
- a CDS encoding vanadium-dependent haloperoxidase, giving the protein MSHADDRQLSQPATSDKELQNMGGKQKTLAILAGAALAAGLAGPAFGSTTAHSPALRTAATGAGMSVVEWNRELVTILSNPKAQPSTVQPTRSFALLQAAEYDAVVSITRAGPAYVFSVTAPRGARADAAADQAAHDVLVALYPAKRAGVDQRLSSQLSAIPGGPGKQAGIGVGAEVARRLITLRSNDGSSAKPQRFRPGDKAGDYRPTPPNFPTPVFTDWGSVKPFVLADGRQFRPAPPPAVSSAAYATALNEVKSLGSKTSTTRTSDQTAAAKFWAAAPVWNVWNQVAQGLVTSQNANLEKAVKVFARLDLSLADTAIAMYDAKYAYRVWRPVTAIRLGGTHYNPSIVGDPSWTPLLPTAPDPSYPGAHGALSQAAATTLAGLYGAGHHFAVTSKGVTRTFTGFQDAATEAWLSRIWSGQHTSLDNHAGQQLGTQVADFVAGRL; this is encoded by the coding sequence ATGAGCCACGCGGATGACCGCCAGTTGTCACAGCCCGCCACCAGCGACAAGGAGCTACAGAACATGGGTGGAAAGCAGAAGACACTCGCCATACTTGCCGGAGCCGCGCTGGCAGCCGGACTCGCCGGCCCGGCCTTCGGGTCCACCACCGCTCACTCGCCGGCCCTGCGCACCGCCGCGACGGGGGCAGGGATGTCGGTCGTGGAGTGGAACCGCGAGCTCGTCACCATCCTCAGCAATCCGAAGGCGCAGCCGTCCACCGTCCAACCCACGCGCAGCTTCGCGCTTCTGCAGGCTGCCGAGTACGACGCGGTGGTATCGATCACCCGTGCCGGCCCCGCCTACGTGTTCTCGGTGACGGCGCCAAGAGGTGCTCGTGCGGACGCCGCAGCGGACCAGGCAGCCCACGATGTGCTGGTCGCCCTTTACCCGGCCAAGCGCGCAGGCGTGGACCAGCGGCTGAGCAGCCAATTGTCCGCGATTCCGGGCGGCCCGGGCAAGCAGGCGGGTATTGGTGTGGGAGCTGAGGTCGCCCGCAGGCTGATCACCCTGCGGTCCAATGACGGATCCTCAGCCAAGCCGCAGCGGTTCCGCCCCGGCGACAAAGCCGGTGACTACCGGCCCACCCCTCCCAATTTCCCGACACCGGTGTTCACCGACTGGGGCTCGGTCAAGCCGTTCGTACTGGCCGACGGACGGCAGTTCCGCCCGGCACCGCCGCCGGCCGTGAGCAGCGCCGCGTACGCCACCGCCTTGAACGAGGTCAAGAGCCTGGGGAGCAAGACCAGCACCACCCGCACTTCCGATCAGACGGCAGCCGCGAAGTTCTGGGCGGCGGCGCCCGTCTGGAACGTCTGGAACCAGGTCGCGCAGGGCCTTGTCACCTCCCAGAACGCGAACCTGGAGAAGGCGGTGAAGGTCTTCGCCCGGCTCGACCTGTCCCTCGCCGACACCGCGATCGCGATGTATGACGCCAAGTACGCCTACCGCGTATGGCGGCCCGTGACGGCCATCCGGCTCGGCGGTACGCACTACAACCCGAGCATCGTCGGGGATCCCAGCTGGACCCCTCTGCTGCCGACCGCACCGGATCCGTCCTATCCCGGCGCTCACGGCGCTCTCAGCCAGGCTGCGGCAACGACGCTCGCCGGACTCTACGGGGCGGGGCATCATTTTGCGGTGACCTCGAAGGGCGTCACTCGAACCTTCACCGGCTTTCAGGACGCCGCCACCGAAGCGTGGCTCAGCCGGATCTGGTCCGGCCAGCACACCTCCCTTGACAACCACGCGGGCCAGCAACTCGGCACCCAGGTGGCCGACTTCGTGGCAGGTCGGCTCTGA
- a CDS encoding ferredoxin, which yields MRIVVDLTRCQAYAQCVFLAPEMFELHGEEALLYRQEVPDEQLERVRQAAAACPVQAILVGEAVTAGARAR from the coding sequence ATGCGGATCGTCGTGGACCTCACCCGCTGCCAGGCCTATGCGCAGTGCGTGTTTCTCGCACCGGAGATGTTCGAGCTGCATGGCGAGGAAGCGCTGCTGTACCGCCAGGAAGTCCCGGACGAGCAGCTGGAGCGCGTGCGCCAGGCCGCTGCAGCGTGCCCGGTCCAGGCGATCCTCGTGGGTGAGGCGGTGACCGCCGGTGCCCGGGCCCGGTGA
- a CDS encoding SDR family NAD(P)-dependent oxidoreductase codes for MAAELDGSTALVTGATAGIGRAVALRLAASGASVIVHGRDEQRGAETVKEIAAAGGKARFVAADLSSSEDVLRLAAEAGEVDVLINNAGIYRFASTPDTTAEMFDAQMAVNSRAPMLLVGALAPGMAERGRGVIVNVSTAAATTPVRESGAYGASKAALELLTRVWADEFGAQGVRVNAVAPGPVHTPGTEEMGGETLQVIGRTTVLGRVADPEEIAEAVLFLVSSRASYITGAVLEARGGQLAIG; via the coding sequence ATGGCTGCAGAACTGGACGGATCCACCGCTCTTGTCACCGGCGCTACCGCCGGCATCGGCCGGGCCGTGGCCCTGCGCCTGGCAGCGTCGGGGGCCTCGGTCATCGTCCACGGGCGGGACGAGCAGCGGGGTGCGGAGACCGTCAAAGAGATCGCTGCCGCAGGCGGGAAGGCTCGGTTCGTTGCTGCGGATCTGAGTAGCTCTGAAGATGTCCTGCGTCTTGCCGCTGAAGCAGGCGAGGTGGACGTTCTGATCAACAACGCCGGTATCTATCGGTTCGCCAGTACGCCGGACACTACCGCCGAGATGTTCGACGCTCAGATGGCCGTCAACTCACGCGCGCCGATGCTCCTGGTCGGTGCTCTCGCTCCGGGAATGGCTGAGCGGGGGCGTGGCGTCATCGTGAATGTGAGTACAGCGGCGGCTACCACGCCGGTGCGGGAATCGGGCGCTTACGGGGCCTCCAAAGCTGCACTCGAACTTCTCACACGAGTATGGGCTGACGAGTTCGGCGCCCAGGGCGTCCGCGTGAACGCCGTGGCTCCGGGCCCTGTCCATACCCCCGGGACGGAGGAGATGGGAGGTGAAACCCTCCAGGTGATCGGGCGAACTACCGTACTGGGGCGGGTCGCAGACCCTGAAGAAATCGCGGAAGCGGTTCTGTTCCTTGTTTCGTCCCGCGCCAGCTACATCACCGGCGCGGTTCTCGAGGCACGCGGCGGACAGCTCGCGATCGGATGA
- a CDS encoding cytochrome P450: MAVDTLLERITDYANRPDPYPLYAELREAGVARQTDGSYLVGGYYDIVALFHNPRLSSDRRNRAGTYSGLPADEEEPRPFIRLDDPEHRRLRSLATRPFGPPHSPGRIDAMRDEITRITDELIESLQGRTRVDVVDDFAYPLPVSVICRLLGVPREDEPTFREWSNAIIDSGDIRPGEDLGTSQRAGNQARAQMGRYLVDLAEQRRGRPGDDMLSAFVNDPDPSGGLTREELAATAVLLLVAGHETTVNLITNGVLTLLRHPDQLARLRHEPDLLPGAVEELLRYEPPVHLLERIPLTHVDVAGTTIPKGVPVLLVLASGNRDPKRFRDPDRFDPTRRDNQHLGFGSGIHICYGAPLARVEAQIALGALLPHLTTATLVEDPPPYRNSAVLRGPRHLPIELAPSP, translated from the coding sequence ATGGCTGTCGACACCCTGCTGGAGCGGATCACCGACTACGCCAACCGCCCCGACCCGTACCCGCTGTACGCGGAACTCCGCGAGGCGGGCGTGGCGCGGCAGACGGACGGCAGCTACCTGGTTGGCGGGTACTACGACATTGTCGCCCTGTTCCACAACCCACGGCTCAGCTCGGACCGCCGCAACCGCGCCGGCACGTACAGCGGCCTGCCTGCGGATGAGGAAGAGCCCCGCCCTTTCATCCGGCTCGATGACCCCGAACACCGCAGGCTGCGCAGTCTGGCCACACGGCCGTTCGGTCCCCCGCACAGTCCGGGCAGGATCGACGCGATGCGAGACGAGATCACCCGGATCACCGACGAACTGATCGAGTCGCTCCAGGGCCGTACGCGAGTCGACGTCGTCGACGACTTCGCCTATCCCCTGCCCGTCTCCGTCATCTGCCGACTCCTTGGTGTACCGCGCGAAGACGAGCCGACCTTCCGCGAGTGGTCCAACGCCATCATCGACTCCGGCGACATCCGGCCCGGTGAGGACCTCGGCACGAGCCAACGGGCCGGCAACCAGGCCCGGGCGCAGATGGGCCGCTACCTGGTGGACCTCGCCGAGCAGCGCCGCGGCCGCCCGGGTGACGACATGCTGTCCGCGTTCGTCAACGACCCGGACCCGAGCGGAGGGCTCACCCGCGAGGAACTGGCGGCCACCGCCGTGCTGCTGCTCGTCGCTGGACACGAGACCACGGTCAATCTGATCACCAACGGCGTCCTCACCCTGCTGCGCCACCCCGACCAGCTGGCGCGCCTGCGCCATGAACCCGACCTGCTTCCTGGCGCAGTGGAGGAACTGCTGCGCTACGAGCCCCCCGTCCACTTGCTGGAGCGTATTCCCCTCACCCACGTCGACGTCGCCGGCACGACCATCCCCAAGGGCGTACCCGTGCTACTCGTGTTGGCCTCGGGCAACCGTGACCCCAAGCGATTCCGCGATCCCGACCGGTTCGACCCCACCCGCCGGGACAACCAGCACCTCGGATTCGGCAGCGGCATCCACATCTGCTACGGCGCACCCCTCGCCCGGGTCGAAGCCCAGATCGCCCTGGGAGCACTCCTTCCCCATCTCACCACCGCAACTCTGGTCGAAGACCCTCCTCCCTACCGGAACAGCGCCGTGTTGCGGGGCCCCCGGCACCTTCCCATCGAGCTGGCCCCGTCGCCGTAG
- a CDS encoding carboxylesterase family protein: MEHAAREFAFARPSRKPAVHLSEAGARVWAYRFDAAAPDSVFGAAHCIELRFLFDTDADWADAPMLAGARPQDIESLGRRVCTAWLGFIRTGTPTTDTPWPQHTAHSSSTYHWQAEAPRSRDTCPMHRRRLRT, translated from the coding sequence GTGGAACACGCCGCGAGGGAGTTCGCCTTCGCCCGTCCCTCCCGTAAGCCGGCCGTCCATCTCAGTGAGGCGGGCGCCCGCGTATGGGCCTACCGGTTCGACGCCGCCGCCCCCGACTCCGTCTTCGGCGCCGCCCACTGCATCGAACTGCGCTTCCTCTTCGACACCGACGCCGACTGGGCCGACGCCCCCATGCTCGCCGGCGCCCGCCCGCAGGACATCGAGTCCCTCGGCCGCCGTGTGTGCACCGCCTGGCTCGGCTTCATCCGCACCGGCACCCCCACCACCGACACCCCCTGGCCGCAGCACACAGCGCACTCCTCCTCCACTTACCACTGGCAAGCTGAAGCCCCACGGTCACGGGACACGTGCCCGATGCACCGCCGACGTCTGCGGACGTGA
- a CDS encoding NAD(P)/FAD-dependent oxidoreductase encodes MPGPGDLREGPIVIVGASLAGLRAAEALRERGFTGSLTVVGDEPHPPYDRPPLSKQVLLGVSAADTTGLPMRRDPDADWRLGVRATGLDPVGRQVLLADGESLPYDRLLIATGTRARPWPRPEQAALDGVFTLRTRDDAGCLAERLAAGPRRVLVIGAGFTGSEIASACRERGIEVTVAERGTAPLVGALGGTLARFAAGLQRAHGVDLRCGVTVTALCGNDGGRFTGADLSDGSHIDADVCVIAMGAVRNVEWLADSGLAAGPHGVACDAGCRAFDMYGIVTDDVFVAGDVSRFPHPLFDYQMLSLEHWGNAVAQAEVAAHNMISSGPPRRPHLAVPVFWSSQFGVNIKSVGVPTYSDQVVIAQGSLSERRLVAVYGYRGRITAAVTVNMAKWLEYYQGLIEAAAPFPPAPGAADGHPLVTEFALPSDVPDPRGLSHGPTVALTGHLPDRRLTVVRAAG; translated from the coding sequence GTGCCCGGGCCCGGTGACCTTCGGGAGGGCCCCATCGTCATCGTCGGCGCGTCGCTGGCCGGGTTGCGGGCCGCTGAGGCACTGCGCGAGAGGGGCTTCACCGGCTCCCTGACCGTGGTCGGGGACGAGCCCCACCCGCCCTACGACAGACCGCCGCTGTCCAAGCAGGTTTTGCTCGGTGTGTCGGCGGCGGACACTACCGGGCTGCCGATGCGCCGCGACCCGGACGCCGACTGGCGCCTCGGAGTGCGTGCCACGGGGCTCGACCCGGTCGGCCGTCAGGTCCTGCTGGCCGACGGCGAGTCCCTGCCCTACGACCGGCTGCTGATCGCCACCGGAACCCGGGCGCGCCCCTGGCCCCGACCGGAGCAGGCTGCCCTGGACGGAGTCTTCACCCTGCGAACGCGTGACGACGCCGGGTGCCTGGCCGAGCGGCTGGCCGCCGGGCCGCGCCGGGTGCTGGTCATCGGCGCTGGCTTCACCGGTTCGGAGATCGCCTCGGCCTGCCGGGAGCGGGGCATCGAGGTCACGGTTGCAGAACGTGGTACCGCACCGCTGGTGGGCGCCCTCGGCGGCACGCTGGCGAGGTTCGCGGCCGGCCTGCAGCGGGCCCACGGCGTGGACCTGCGCTGCGGAGTGACGGTCACCGCGCTGTGCGGGAACGACGGCGGGCGGTTCACCGGAGCCGATCTCTCCGACGGCAGCCACATCGACGCGGACGTGTGCGTCATCGCCATGGGTGCGGTCCGCAACGTCGAGTGGCTGGCGGATTCCGGGCTGGCGGCGGGCCCGCACGGGGTCGCCTGTGACGCGGGGTGCCGCGCCTTCGACATGTACGGGATCGTCACCGACGACGTGTTCGTGGCGGGTGACGTCTCCCGCTTCCCCCATCCGCTCTTCGACTACCAGATGCTCTCCTTGGAGCACTGGGGCAACGCGGTCGCGCAGGCCGAGGTGGCGGCCCACAACATGATCAGTTCCGGGCCGCCGCGGCGTCCCCACCTCGCGGTTCCGGTCTTCTGGTCGAGTCAGTTCGGGGTCAACATCAAGTCCGTGGGTGTCCCTACCTACTCCGACCAGGTGGTCATTGCCCAGGGCTCGCTCAGTGAACGCCGTCTGGTGGCGGTCTACGGTTACCGGGGCCGCATCACTGCCGCCGTCACCGTCAACATGGCCAAGTGGCTGGAGTACTACCAGGGCCTGATCGAGGCCGCCGCCCCGTTCCCGCCCGCGCCCGGCGCGGCCGACGGCCATCCGCTGGTGACCGAATTCGCGCTTCCCTCCGACGTGCCGGATCCAAGGGGGCTGTCCCACGGCCCCACCGTCGCGCTGACCGGTCACCTGCCGGACCGCCGGCTGACCGTGGTCCGGGCCGCCGGCTGA
- a CDS encoding carboxylesterase/lipase family protein, giving the protein MTGIEHTVVDTDRGKVRGVAEGEAVSFRGIPYAASPVGELRFAPPQPHPGWTDVRDAAKAGPSVPQAASRLEKVQGQRVPDWNEDGSLTVNVFTPRRALADGAARPVLLWWHGGGFTSGSGGWDWYDGGRLAALGDIVVVTANYRVGPLGYLYLPQIGAANLGPQDQAAVLRWVQNNIASFGGDPRTVTVGGQSAGAYSALSLALDPETNGSITRVLLQSGPFGLNPQDPHQAAENADAYLRLLDIPVGTDAAKALRALPAEQLLDAYGRLSVQLAAPGNAAPPMYPVLGAPGMPRTRQQALNDGALEGKTLLIGTTRDEATAFFAFDPRIQNLTTETALDVLTAQAGRHTALDVYQQHAARLPQATPAQIFISVQTDGLFRDGSLEIADHHAAGGNTTYVYQFDYAPAEDPYALGATHCAELPFLFNTFDAYPGSPVLAGAGDAQRTLSLEFATAVAEFVTTGTTSDWLPYAPATAARIRHFG; this is encoded by the coding sequence ATGACCGGCATCGAGCACACGGTGGTGGACACCGACCGGGGCAAGGTCAGGGGAGTTGCGGAGGGCGAGGCGGTCTCCTTCCGGGGAATCCCTTACGCCGCGTCGCCGGTCGGCGAGCTGCGGTTCGCGCCGCCGCAGCCGCACCCGGGCTGGACGGACGTGCGGGACGCGGCCAAGGCCGGCCCCTCCGTTCCGCAGGCGGCCTCCCGGCTGGAGAAGGTGCAGGGGCAGCGCGTGCCGGACTGGAACGAGGACGGCAGCCTGACCGTCAACGTCTTCACTCCACGCCGGGCGCTGGCGGACGGTGCGGCCCGACCCGTCCTGCTCTGGTGGCACGGCGGCGGCTTCACCAGCGGCTCCGGCGGCTGGGACTGGTACGACGGCGGCCGCCTCGCCGCGCTGGGCGACATCGTGGTCGTTACCGCCAACTACCGGGTGGGACCGCTGGGTTATCTCTACCTGCCGCAGATCGGCGCAGCCAACCTCGGCCCCCAGGACCAGGCCGCCGTGCTGCGCTGGGTGCAGAACAACATCGCCTCCTTCGGCGGCGACCCGCGCACGGTCACCGTCGGCGGGCAGTCCGCCGGAGCGTACTCGGCCCTATCGCTCGCGCTCGACCCCGAGACGAACGGATCCATCACCCGGGTGCTGCTGCAGAGCGGCCCCTTCGGCCTGAACCCACAGGATCCGCACCAGGCCGCCGAGAACGCCGACGCCTACCTGCGCCTGCTGGACATCCCAGTCGGCACTGATGCCGCGAAGGCCCTGCGTGCCCTGCCGGCCGAGCAACTGCTGGACGCCTACGGCCGCCTCTCCGTCCAGCTCGCGGCTCCGGGTAACGCGGCTCCGCCGATGTACCCGGTCCTCGGTGCCCCCGGCATGCCCCGCACCCGGCAACAGGCGCTCAATGACGGCGCTTTGGAGGGCAAGACCCTGCTGATCGGCACCACCCGCGACGAAGCGACGGCCTTCTTCGCCTTCGACCCCCGCATCCAGAACCTCACCACCGAAACCGCCCTGGACGTCCTCACCGCCCAGGCCGGCCGACACACCGCCCTGGACGTCTACCAGCAGCACGCCGCCCGCCTCCCGCAGGCGACACCGGCGCAGATCTTCATCTCGGTGCAGACCGACGGCCTCTTCCGCGACGGCTCGCTGGAGATCGCCGACCATCACGCGGCCGGCGGCAACACCACCTACGTCTACCAGTTCGACTACGCCCCCGCCGAGGACCCGTACGCCCTGGGCGCCACCCACTGTGCCGAACTGCCCTTCCTCTTCAACACCTTCGACGCCTACCCCGGCAGCCCCGTCCTCGCCGGCGCCGGCGACGCCCAGCGCACCCTGAGCCTCGAATTCGCAACCGCCGTCGCCGAATTCGTCACCACTGGAACGACCAGCGACTGGCTGCCCTACGCGCCCGCGACCGCAGCCCGCATCCGCCACTTCGGCTGA
- a CDS encoding Gfo/Idh/MocA family oxidoreductase — protein MTANAGAHMTSTSPHREPIRVGVVGLSASGGWAAAAHVPALAGLDGYELRALSASSAESARAAGEKYAVPLAYGSAEELARSEEVDLVVVTVKVPHHLELIRPALEAGKMVFSEWPLGADLAQAEELAGLAHRRSVLTAVGLQARSAPPLRYLRDLVADGYVGRVLSTSMLGSGWIGGATYDDNYAYVLDVTSGATLLSIPFGHSVDALTMVLGEFREVSALIENLRPEVTHVTSGAVAAKTAEDQIAVTGVLESGAVAAMHIRGGTSRATAFYWEINGTDGDLVVKADQAQWWYGGLRLSGARGEDGTLAELAVPARYQRSLTQWTERSTEPACNVAHEYALLRDQITGNLAPDEEGVPDFRHAVRRHRMLERIREAARAGRKVTLAEQGSQAPK, from the coding sequence ATGACCGCGAACGCCGGGGCGCACATGACGTCCACTTCCCCTCATCGGGAGCCGATCCGCGTCGGTGTCGTGGGTCTGAGCGCGAGCGGCGGGTGGGCGGCCGCTGCCCATGTGCCGGCACTGGCCGGGCTCGATGGATACGAGTTGCGGGCGCTGAGCGCCAGCAGCGCCGAATCCGCGCGTGCGGCCGGCGAGAAGTATGCGGTGCCGCTGGCCTACGGCAGCGCGGAGGAGCTGGCCCGCAGTGAGGAAGTCGATCTCGTGGTGGTGACGGTGAAGGTTCCGCATCACCTGGAGCTCATCCGTCCCGCGCTGGAAGCGGGAAAGATGGTGTTCAGCGAGTGGCCGCTCGGTGCCGACCTCGCGCAGGCCGAGGAGTTGGCCGGCCTCGCGCATCGCAGGAGTGTGCTCACGGCCGTCGGCCTGCAGGCCCGGTCGGCTCCGCCACTGCGGTATCTGCGGGACCTGGTCGCCGACGGCTACGTGGGGCGGGTGCTGTCGACCAGCATGCTCGGGTCGGGCTGGATCGGCGGCGCCACCTACGACGACAACTATGCGTACGTGCTGGACGTCACCAGCGGCGCCACGCTGCTGTCGATCCCCTTCGGGCACTCGGTCGACGCGCTGACCATGGTGCTCGGGGAGTTCCGTGAGGTGTCGGCTCTCATCGAAAACCTGCGCCCGGAGGTCACCCACGTCACGAGCGGGGCGGTCGCGGCCAAGACTGCAGAGGACCAGATCGCCGTCACCGGGGTGCTGGAGTCGGGGGCCGTAGCCGCAATGCACATCCGCGGTGGGACCTCACGCGCCACCGCGTTTTACTGGGAGATCAACGGCACGGACGGCGATCTCGTCGTCAAGGCCGACCAGGCTCAGTGGTGGTACGGGGGGCTGCGGCTCAGCGGAGCCCGGGGAGAGGACGGCACGTTGGCCGAGCTAGCGGTTCCCGCCCGCTATCAGCGGTCGCTGACGCAATGGACCGAGCGATCCACCGAGCCCGCCTGCAACGTCGCCCACGAGTACGCGCTTCTGCGCGACCAGATCACCGGGAACCTTGCGCCAGATGAGGAGGGCGTTCCCGACTTCCGGCACGCCGTCCGGCGACACCGCATGCTGGAGCGGATCCGAGAGGCGGCGCGCGCGGGCCGGAAGGTCACACTCGCAGAGCAAGGCTCGCAGGCTCCGAAGTGA
- a CDS encoding Lrp/AsnC family transcriptional regulator, with protein sequence MNETDSRIAAAMLAAPRASWRTVGRVLGISERTVVRRAAPLFGDGTLRATAVRNPVHFPELIPLALRIRCKPNRISAIAATLARRPDTIWVDVLGGGDEICTILFLDGPDARNNLLLRDLPATPAVQSWTSHVLLRVFPAAFDWSGGLLTQTELTSLRPDLSAAPTRPVLQPLDHQLITALIEDGRAPYTDLARRANTTALTARRRVEALVNGQVLRLATEVDLARLGVRTEALLWITVAPGGLEETGQQLSRHPQVRFASATTGSANLLVAVAATDLDALYHFLSETIGALEHITTLEVTPILTGVKRTGLVRPGSL encoded by the coding sequence TTGAATGAAACGGACAGTCGGATCGCCGCCGCGATGCTGGCCGCACCACGCGCCTCGTGGCGCACGGTCGGCCGGGTCCTGGGCATCTCGGAGCGCACTGTCGTACGCCGGGCTGCACCACTGTTCGGCGACGGGACGCTGCGGGCCACGGCCGTGCGCAACCCCGTGCACTTCCCCGAGCTGATTCCGCTGGCCCTGCGCATCCGGTGCAAGCCCAACCGGATCAGCGCCATCGCCGCCACCCTGGCCCGCCGCCCCGACACCATCTGGGTCGACGTCCTCGGCGGCGGCGACGAGATCTGCACCATCCTGTTCCTGGACGGACCGGACGCCCGCAACAACCTGCTGCTGCGCGACCTGCCCGCCACCCCCGCGGTCCAGTCCTGGACCTCGCACGTCCTGCTCCGGGTCTTCCCGGCCGCCTTCGACTGGAGCGGCGGCCTGCTGACACAGACCGAACTGACCAGCCTGCGGCCCGACCTGTCCGCGGCACCTACCCGCCCCGTCCTCCAGCCCCTCGACCACCAGCTGATCACCGCACTGATCGAGGACGGCCGAGCCCCCTACACCGACCTCGCCCGCCGCGCCAACACCACCGCCCTGACCGCTCGCCGCCGGGTAGAGGCACTGGTCAACGGCCAGGTACTCAGACTCGCGACCGAAGTCGATCTGGCCCGGCTGGGCGTCCGGACCGAGGCACTCCTGTGGATCACCGTCGCACCTGGCGGACTGGAGGAAACGGGCCAGCAGCTCAGCCGCCACCCACAGGTCCGCTTCGCTTCCGCCACCACCGGCTCGGCCAACCTCCTTGTGGCCGTCGCGGCAACCGACCTCGACGCGCTCTACCACTTCCTGAGCGAGACCATCGGCGCCCTCGAACACATCACCACCCTTGAGGTCACCCCCATCCTGACCGGTGTGAAGAGAACCGGCCTGGTCCGCCCGGGCAGCCTCTGA